TAGTCTTATAAAGACAGAAAGAGAGTTGAAACTGGTTTAACCCTCGTTTCAACTCTCTTAAATAATTTTAGAAATTGAAAAACTATAGTTCTTCAATAACTTTACCCAAACGGTGGGTTATCTCATCTATAGCACCAATACCGTTTACACTATGAAACTTATTTTGAGCTTCATAAAAATCTTTTAACGGTGCAGTCTTCTCGTTGTACTCATCAAAACGATTACGGATTTTAGATTCATCCTGATCATCACTACGGCCGCTTACTTTACCTCTCTCTAACAAGCGTTGAATAAGAACCTCATCATTAGCCTCTAAAGCAATCGTAGCATCAATCTTCATCTCTTTTGTAGTCAAAAAAGTATCTAGAGCCTCTGCTTGAGCCGTTGTTCTTGGAAAACCATCAAAAATAAATCCGCTTGCCTCCGGGTTTTTTTCAACTGCATCTTGCAACATTTTTATAGTTACCTCATCAGGAACTAAATCGCCACGATCAATATATGATTTAGCCAATTTACCCAATTCGGTATCATTTTTCATGTTATAACGGAAAAGGTCTCCCGTAGAAATGTGTTTCAGGTTGTACTTATCTTTTAAAAATTCCGCTTGGGTCCCTTTTCCAGCACCCGGTTTCCCGAACAGCACGAGATTAATCATATGTTTTTGGTTTAATTGGTAAACTTCCTTAAGGTTTCGGCCTAACTCATTATAATCTAAACCGTACCCCACAATAAATTTATCAGGTATATCTATACCCACATAATCAATGGTGTACTCACCATTATATACTTCAGACTTATAAAAAAGACTGGCAATTCTAAACTCTTTTACGTTTGCTTTTGAGAAAAGGTGTACTAGCTTTTTAAGCGTACGGCCGGTATCTATTATATCCTCTAAAATAATAACACTACGTCCCTCAATATCCTCAGAAACATCTAAAAGTGTCTCTACAATACCTGTAGAGGTCAACCCTTGGTACGAACTCAATTTTACGAACGACACCTCGCAAGGGTGTTGATATTCCTTCAAAAAATCCGAGATGAACATAAATGCCCCATTAAGCACTCCCACAAAAATGGGGGTTTCGTCTTTATAGTCGGCAGCAACTTGATCGGCAACGCTTTTTACTGCAGCTTTTATCTGTGCTTCGCTTAAGAAGGGTTTAAAATGTTTATCGTGTAGCTTTATCACATCAAATTTTTAAAGAACGGCTAATATAACACTTTGATTTTGCTTTTTTAAGTACACACCTTGCGTTTTAAGAATTCGATGTATTTTTGCACTAGTTATAAATCAATTGCATGTCAACAGAAAATTCATCAGACTACTTTTCTTCACCATTTAAACTGGGAATCCTGGGTGGAGGCCAACTTGGAAAAATGTTACTTTACGAAACCCGTAAATTTGATATTCATACCGTGGTTATGGACTCTTCAACCGAAGCTCCTTCAAAAATAGCGTGTAATGAATTTATTTTGGGAGACCTGATGGATTTTGATGCCGTGTACAATTTAGGGAAACAGGTAGATGTGCTTACCATTGAAATTGAAAACGTAAATGTTTCTGCCCTTGAAAAACTTGAAGAAGAAGGCTTGAAGGTTTTTCCTCCGACCAAAGCACTTAGAATTATTCAGAATAAAGCAAAGCAGAAGCTTTTTTATGTGGATAACAACATTCCAACAGCAGATTTTCAACGCTTTGCCTATAAAAGTGAAATAAAAGATAGTATTTCAAACGAAGCACTTTCATTTCCTTTTATCTGGAAAGCGGCCCAATTTGGCTATGATGGCCAAGGCGTAAAAGTTGTTCGTAAAATAGAAGATTTAGAAGGACTACCTACCGGTGAGTGCATTGCCGAAGAAATGATAGACTTTAAAAATGAACTTGCTGTTATTGTAACCAGAAGTGCTAGTGGCGAGATAAAAACCTACCCTGTGGTAGAAATGGAATTTCACCCTGAGGCCAACCAAGTAGAATATGTAATTTGTCCGGCAAGAATTAGCGATGAAATTGCTAAGAAAGCACAGGAAATAGCTTTAAAAGTTTCCGAAAAAATACAACACGTAGGTCTTTTGGCTGTTGAGCTCTTCCAAACAAAAGATGATAAGATCATAGTAAACGAAGTGGCTCCAAGACCCCATAATAGTGGTCATTACAGTATAGAATCCAGTTACACCAATCAGTTTGAACAACATATTCGCGCAATTTTAGACTTGCCTTTGGGCGATACAAAAAGTAAAGTAGCGGGTATCATGGTAAATTTAGTAGGTGCCGAAGGTCATACAGGTGAGGTTGTCTATGAAAATATGTCCGAAATTTTAGGAATGGAAGGAGTTACGCCTCATATTTACGGCAAAAAACAAACCCGGCCTTTTAGAAAAATGGGTCATGTTACTATAGTAAACGAATCAATTTCCGAAGCGCGTAGAATTGCGCAGCAAGTAAAGGAAACTATTAAAGTGATAAGCAAATAATTATATGAGTAAAGTAGCAGTAGTAATGGGCAGCACTAGCGACTTGCCCGTAATGCAAGACGCCATAGATATTTTAAAGGGATTTGACATTGAGGTAGATGTAGACATTGTATCTGCCCACAGAACCCCCGAAAAACTTTTTGATTTCAGTAAAAATGCACACACCAACGGCTACACCGTAATAATTGCCGGTGCTGGTGGTGCAGCTCACCTTCCAGGTATGGTAGCATCCATGTCTCCTTTACCCGTAATAGGTGTTCCCGTAAAAAGTAGTAATTCTATAGATGGGTGGGACTCTATCTTATCTATTCTTCAAATGCCAGGAGGTGTTCCCGTAGCTACAGTAGCTCTTAACGGAGCCAAAAATGCAGGAATCTTAGCAGCACAAATTATAGGCAGCTCGGACAAATGCGTTCTTGATAAAATTATTCTGTACAAAGAAGGCCTTAAACAAAAAGTGATAGAAGGTGCTAAATCTGTTAACACTAAGAAGTAAACTACCTCGGGGCAAGCCCACAAGGCATTAAAAGAAATACACTTTGATTTCGAGGCAAGCCTCGGAGCATTTAATCTCGATTATCGATTAAAAGTACAGGTCATTAAAAATTACCCTTTATGAATTACCCTTCACTTATTGGATTTATACTTGGTGTAACAGCTATCATTATCTTGGCTATTGTTGAGAAAAAAATCCTAAACGTTTATCTAAGAAGTCTTTGGAGAAGCTCTTTATTCTTCTTCTCGATGTATGTTTTAATTCTCATTTTAGTTTTTTTCCGTTGGAAATACTACGAAATGCAATTAGTCCATTTTGACCTTAACAGAGATGGAAGCATAGGGCTCACGGAATACACGGACCAATATAGGTTTGTAAGAGATAAAGTATTGACCGGGGCGGACCGTAATTTTGCTTTTGTAACCGGAGCCGCATTATCCGCTCTTCTAGCGGGCCTTGCCCTTATATTAGACCTTGTAAATACTAGAATACAATTGAAGAACAATCCCATAAAATCTTAAAACCCAAAAAATCTTACGTCATATGAATCCCTTATTGACTCCTTTTGATACAGCCCCATTCTCTAAAATTGAAAATTCTCATTTTCAGCCTGCCTTTTTACAGGCAATGAAAGATGCAAGGGCGGAAATAGACCAAATAACGGCTAATCCAGCTGAACCTTCTTTTGAAAATACTATAGAAGCTTTGGAATTCGCAGGTCAGCAATTAGACCGTATTTCTAGCGTTTTCTTTAATTTGAATTCTGCCGAGACAAATGAAGAAATTCAAAAGATAGCTCAGGAAATTTCCCCCCTACTCTCTGAATTTAGTAATGACATTACCCTGAACGAAGCTTTATTTAAACGTATAAAAAGCGTTTATGGCCAAAAAGCTGCGTTAGACTTAACAATAGAACAACAAACCTTACTGGATAAAAAATATAAAAGTTTCAGTAGAAACGGAGCCAATCTAAATGATGACAAAAAAAAACGTCTTCGTGAAATTGATGCCGAGCTTTCTAAATTGAAACTAAAATTTGGGGAAAATGTACTTGCCGAAACTAACAAATACGAAAAGCACCTCACTAATGAGAACGACTTAGACGGTTTACCTGAAGGTGAGAAAGAGGCTGCTGCACAAATGGCAAAATCTAAGGATAAAGACGGCTGGTTGATAACATTAGACTACCCAAGCTATATTCCGTTTATGAAATATGCCAAAAATCGTGAGCTCCGCAAAGAGCTGGCATTGGCTTTTGGCAGTAAGGCTTTTCACAACGATGAGCTTGACAATCAGGAAAACGTGCTCAAAATTGCTAAGCTAAGGTTTGAACGCGCCAATTTATTGGGTTACAAAACGCATGCAGACTTTGTTCTAGAAGAACGTATGGCAGAAAAACCTGAGAAAGTGCATGAGTTTCTAAACGAACTCTTGGTAAAAGCCAAACCTGCTGCAGAGAAGGAGTTCTCCCAACTTGAAGATTTTGCAAAAGAACTGGACCATATAGACCGATTGGAAAAATGGGATGGCAGTTATTACTCTGAGAAGTTAAAACAAAAGCTCTTTAACTTAGATGATGAGAAATTGAAGCCTTATTTTAAATTAGAAAATGTCATTTCAGGAGTTTTTAAAGTAGCCGAAAAATTATTCGACCTAAGGTTTGAAGAAGTTTCCGATATTGACAAATACCATGAAGAGGTAAAAACCTACAAAGTTTATGACACCTCTAATAACTTCATTTCCGTTTTCTATGCAGATTTTCACCCTAGAAAAGGAAAACGTGGTGGTGCTTGGATGACTTCCTACAAACCGCAATACCAACGTAAGGGAGAAAATGTACGACCGCACATATCCAATGTGTGTAATTTCACGCGTTCTACTCCTAGCAAACCCTCTCTTTTGACCTTTAATGAGGTTACCACACTATTTCATGAATTTGGTCATGGATTACACGGTATGCTAGCAAATACCACCTACCCTAGCCTTTCGGGAACCTCGGTTTTTTGGGATTTTGTAGAATTACCTAGTCAGGTGATGGAAAACTGGTGTTACGAGAAAGAAGCACTAGAGCTTTTTGCTACACATTACGAAACAGGAGAGGTTATCCCTATGGAATTGGTTCAAAAAATTAAAGAATCTGCAACTTTCCAAGAAGGTATGCAAACCTTGCGTCAACTTAGCTTTGGACTACTGGATATGTCATGGCACGGGGTTGACCCAACTGGCATCACTAACGTAAAACAACACGAAAGTAAAGCTTTTGAAGGCACAAATCTATACCCTGAAACAGCAGAAACCTGTATGAGTACGGCTTTTTCTCATATTTTCCAAGGAGGCTATTCTTCAGGATATTACAGTTACAAATGGGCTGAAGTTTTAGATGCAGATGCTTTTGCTTATTTTAAAGAAAATGGTATCTTTAGTAAGGAAATAGCTACTAAGTTTAAAGATAATATTCTTTCTCAAGGTGGCACCGAAAACCCTATGGTTCTCTACAAACGCTTTAGAGGAGCTGAACCCAAAGTAGAAGCCTTACTGGAAAGAGCAGGTCTGCTTAACTAATATATATCCCCATTAATTTGTAGAAAATTTAAAAAAAATTAACCAAGATTATGTTTTGTAAGTTTTTTCTTATATATTTACTAAACATAAGTAGGTTGAAAAGGTTATATCAAAAGTAATTTTTTTAACGGTTTAAAAGAGGGTGTGGGGACGCCCTCTTTTTTTATGCTTTAAATCCAAATACTAATGATAGGTTAAATAATTACTATTTCTCCTATTTGCATTAGACATCTCATTTGGTTTTTAGACCTTCGCAAAAAAAACACATGGTTATATTTGTTGATATGGACGAGGTGATAGCAGACACCTACGGAGCGCATATAGAAGTTTATAATAAACAGTTTAGTGAAAACCTTACTTTAGACTTCTTTCATGGCAGTGAGGCTTGGAACAAAGTTCCGGTAGACAGACAACAAAGTGTTCGCGACCATGCTAGGAACAGAGGTTTTTTTCGAAATCTGAAACCTATAGAACATGGCCAAGCCGTACTTAAAAAATTAAGTGAGAAGCACGAGGTCTATATTGCATCTGCGGCTATGCAATTTCCAAACTCCCTAGAAGAAAAATCCGAGTGGCTAGATGAGCACTTTTCCTTTATTCCATGGGAAAATCGCATACTTTGCGGACATAAACACATATTACGTGGCGATGTACTTATTGACGATCGCAGCTACAATTTAGAAACTTTTGAAGGTAGATCTCTTTTATTTACTTCCCCTCACAACGTAAACACCACTGGTTTTGAACGGGTAAATAATTGGTTGGAAGTTGGAGAAAAACTACTTTAATTTCTTTTATTCGCAATAAAGGCATCGTAACCACCTTCTAGGTCAATTACTTTTTTAAAACCTAGAGAGTCTAGAATGTGAGCAGCTTTGGCACTACGCCCTCCTTTCTTACAATAGACATAAACAGCCCTATTTTTAGCTATCGCGTCCATATTTTTAACAAAATCTACATCAAAAAGATTCATATTAACGGCATTATCCAAATGACCGCCAGCATACTCTTCAGGAGTACGTACATCAACTAAAATCCCGGAATCTATATCATTCTGTGAAAATTCTGTGATAGGTTTTCCTTTACTTTGAGCACAGCCCAAGTTCATAACACACAACACCAGAAGTAAGTAGTAGAATTTCATAGCTTTTAAGTTTAATCAAAAATAGTAATTATGGCGGCATTAAATTATATTGGAGAGAATGAAAAAAAATTGAGGCTCATTAAATCTAATTCCATTACTTTTGATAACGACACAAAATGTATGGCAGAACACCAACTAAAACCCGATACTTGGGTAGACTTATATGCAGATTACCTTTTTAACTACGCAATTGGCCGTATTAGCGACGCTGAAGTAGCAAAAGATCTTGTACAAGAAACTTTCATGGCCGGTTTAAAATCTGCTAAAAATTACAAAGGAGATGCTGCCGAACGTACATGGCTAATTGCTATTTTAAAGCGAAAAGTAATAGATCATTACAGAAAAATTAATTCAAAAAAGGGAAAAGCAGAAGTGCGAATGAACTATAGTTCGCAAACTGATGCTGAAGGCGACTGGCTTGAAGAACAAGTTGCGGACCCCTTTAGTTCCTTTGAAAACAGCGATATAGAAAATGAAGAATTAGGACTTGCCATACAATCTTGCATTTCTAAATTACCAAAAAAACAAGCTATGGTTTTCACAATGAAAACCATTCAAGGAATTAGTACCGAAGATATTTGTAATGAGCTAGGTATTAATCCGTCTAATCTCTGGGTAATGATACATAGAGCTAGAACAGCTTTAATGGGTTGCCTTAATCAAAATTGGTTTTAAACTATGATTTCTTGCGACAAAGCCGCCATAATTTGCAACAAAGCCCAATACAGGGAAGCAACTTTTATGGAAAAAATAAAATTGCGTTTTCACCTATTCATGTGCAAAACATGCTCAAAAGCGACCAAAGAGAATACACAGCTAACTGCATTGTGCCATAAGGCAGATTTACGGAGTCTATCAGAAAAAGACAAGCTAGAGATGAAGCAATTCCTTGAAAAGAAAGATTAAAACAACTGTTTCAATACCAGTAATAATATCCACCAGAGTATAGAAATACCCTCTACCCAAAACGAAGAAAAATATCTATTCTGTTGTCTTTTGGTTATGAACATTACTAGGCCCAATATCAAAAATATGATTCCGCCGGCAATCATTTCAGATATTGAAGCATTATCTTTTAGAAGAATTAAAAAGAAAAACGGCAAAATTGCCAGAGAGCCAAATATTTTGGTATTAGCAACTCCGTAACGTTGAGGCAAAGTTTTCAATTTAGGGCTATCATAGGCCAAATCACGAATTTCAAAGGGTACTAATAAAATTAGCACGAATAAAAATCGTTGTACAACTTCTATCCACACATCTTTTTCCAAAGAATCACCTTCCGAGAGCACGGGAAGAACAACAGTTGTTCCAGCCCATACTAAAGCAACAATAAAGATTTTAAGTCCACCCCAACTTCTCAGATTTTTTGCATGAGGTAATAACGGCACCGCATAAAGCCCGGTTAATGCCACCAGGATACCAACACCCATCCACACCTCTAGTTTTAAAAACCATCCGTGGTAACACGCTATTGCAAGTGCAATAAAACTAAAGAACTGAATGTTTTTATGATATCTATTTGCTACAAGAATATACTTCTTTGCCTCTACCCCGTACTTCACAAAATTGTAACACGCAATAGACCCCATGAAGAGAAACCACGCAAGATGATAATCTATTCCGTAACCAAGGGTAAGCTCCGTTACCAAAACTAGTGCATAGATTCCTAACGCTACATGTATACTTGCGTCAATATAAAAGTCAAAAATACGGTTTAGGAGCTTCACCTTACTAAATTAACCAAACTGTTCATAAACTCCCCGATTAGTTAAAAACTTTCACCTAGATGAGCAATTATGTGATTTTTTTAAGGGATTAAATGCCTAATTTTACGCCACTTTTATCACAAGCTATGAAGACAGATGTATTTGCTTTACGCCATATAGGCATTAAGGAAGAAGATCAAGAGCACATGCTCAAAACCGTAGGTACGGAAACCTTGGATCAGCTCATTTACGAGACAATTCCCGATGATATTCGTTTAAAAAAGCCATTGGCGCTTCATGCTGCCATGAGCGAACATAAATTCTTGGCCCATATTCAAGAACTTTCAGAGCAAAATGAAGTTTTTCGTACATATATTGGCCTTGGTTACCATGAAAGTTTGACCCCGTCTGTTATTAAAAGAAATATTCTTGAAAATCCGGGATGGTATACGGCTTACACTCCATATCAAGCCGAAATTGCCCAAGGTAG
This genomic interval from Zobellia roscoffensis contains the following:
- a CDS encoding adenylate kinase; translation: MIKLHDKHFKPFLSEAQIKAAVKSVADQVAADYKDETPIFVGVLNGAFMFISDFLKEYQHPCEVSFVKLSSYQGLTSTGIVETLLDVSEDIEGRSVIILEDIIDTGRTLKKLVHLFSKANVKEFRIASLFYKSEVYNGEYTIDYVGIDIPDKFIVGYGLDYNELGRNLKEVYQLNQKHMINLVLFGKPGAGKGTQAEFLKDKYNLKHISTGDLFRYNMKNDTELGKLAKSYIDRGDLVPDEVTIKMLQDAVEKNPEASGFIFDGFPRTTAQAEALDTFLTTKEMKIDATIALEANDEVLIQRLLERGKVSGRSDDQDESKIRNRFDEYNEKTAPLKDFYEAQNKFHSVNGIGAIDEITHRLGKVIEEL
- a CDS encoding 5-(carboxyamino)imidazole ribonucleotide synthase, which translates into the protein MSTENSSDYFSSPFKLGILGGGQLGKMLLYETRKFDIHTVVMDSSTEAPSKIACNEFILGDLMDFDAVYNLGKQVDVLTIEIENVNVSALEKLEEEGLKVFPPTKALRIIQNKAKQKLFYVDNNIPTADFQRFAYKSEIKDSISNEALSFPFIWKAAQFGYDGQGVKVVRKIEDLEGLPTGECIAEEMIDFKNELAVIVTRSASGEIKTYPVVEMEFHPEANQVEYVICPARISDEIAKKAQEIALKVSEKIQHVGLLAVELFQTKDDKIIVNEVAPRPHNSGHYSIESSYTNQFEQHIRAILDLPLGDTKSKVAGIMVNLVGAEGHTGEVVYENMSEILGMEGVTPHIYGKKQTRPFRKMGHVTIVNESISEARRIAQQVKETIKVISK
- the purE gene encoding 5-(carboxyamino)imidazole ribonucleotide mutase, which produces MSKVAVVMGSTSDLPVMQDAIDILKGFDIEVDVDIVSAHRTPEKLFDFSKNAHTNGYTVIIAGAGGAAHLPGMVASMSPLPVIGVPVKSSNSIDGWDSILSILQMPGGVPVATVALNGAKNAGILAAQIIGSSDKCVLDKIILYKEGLKQKVIEGAKSVNTKK
- a CDS encoding M3 family metallopeptidase, which encodes MNPLLTPFDTAPFSKIENSHFQPAFLQAMKDARAEIDQITANPAEPSFENTIEALEFAGQQLDRISSVFFNLNSAETNEEIQKIAQEISPLLSEFSNDITLNEALFKRIKSVYGQKAALDLTIEQQTLLDKKYKSFSRNGANLNDDKKKRLREIDAELSKLKLKFGENVLAETNKYEKHLTNENDLDGLPEGEKEAAAQMAKSKDKDGWLITLDYPSYIPFMKYAKNRELRKELALAFGSKAFHNDELDNQENVLKIAKLRFERANLLGYKTHADFVLEERMAEKPEKVHEFLNELLVKAKPAAEKEFSQLEDFAKELDHIDRLEKWDGSYYSEKLKQKLFNLDDEKLKPYFKLENVISGVFKVAEKLFDLRFEEVSDIDKYHEEVKTYKVYDTSNNFISVFYADFHPRKGKRGGAWMTSYKPQYQRKGENVRPHISNVCNFTRSTPSKPSLLTFNEVTTLFHEFGHGLHGMLANTTYPSLSGTSVFWDFVELPSQVMENWCYEKEALELFATHYETGEVIPMELVQKIKESATFQEGMQTLRQLSFGLLDMSWHGVDPTGITNVKQHESKAFEGTNLYPETAETCMSTAFSHIFQGGYSSGYYSYKWAEVLDADAFAYFKENGIFSKEIATKFKDNILSQGGTENPMVLYKRFRGAEPKVEALLERAGLLN
- a CDS encoding 5' nucleotidase, NT5C type, with the translated sequence MVIFVDMDEVIADTYGAHIEVYNKQFSENLTLDFFHGSEAWNKVPVDRQQSVRDHARNRGFFRNLKPIEHGQAVLKKLSEKHEVYIASAAMQFPNSLEEKSEWLDEHFSFIPWENRILCGHKHILRGDVLIDDRSYNLETFEGRSLLFTSPHNVNTTGFERVNNWLEVGEKLL
- a CDS encoding rhodanese-like domain-containing protein — protein: MKFYYLLLVLCVMNLGCAQSKGKPITEFSQNDIDSGILVDVRTPEEYAGGHLDNAVNMNLFDVDFVKNMDAIAKNRAVYVYCKKGGRSAKAAHILDSLGFKKVIDLEGGYDAFIANKRN
- a CDS encoding sigma-70 family RNA polymerase sigma factor encodes the protein MAEHQLKPDTWVDLYADYLFNYAIGRISDAEVAKDLVQETFMAGLKSAKNYKGDAAERTWLIAILKRKVIDHYRKINSKKGKAEVRMNYSSQTDAEGDWLEEQVADPFSSFENSDIENEELGLAIQSCISKLPKKQAMVFTMKTIQGISTEDICNELGINPSNLWVMIHRARTALMGCLNQNWF
- a CDS encoding UbiA prenyltransferase family protein; this translates as MKLLNRIFDFYIDASIHVALGIYALVLVTELTLGYGIDYHLAWFLFMGSIACYNFVKYGVEAKKYILVANRYHKNIQFFSFIALAIACYHGWFLKLEVWMGVGILVALTGLYAVPLLPHAKNLRSWGGLKIFIVALVWAGTTVVLPVLSEGDSLEKDVWIEVVQRFLFVLILLVPFEIRDLAYDSPKLKTLPQRYGVANTKIFGSLAILPFFFLILLKDNASISEMIAGGIIFLILGLVMFITKRQQNRYFSSFWVEGISILWWILLLVLKQLF